A window of the Amblyraja radiata isolate CabotCenter1 chromosome 5, sAmbRad1.1.pri, whole genome shotgun sequence genome harbors these coding sequences:
- the id2 gene encoding DNA-binding protein inhibitor ID-2, producing MKAVSPIRSSRKQSSGDIARGLSEQSLAISRGKAPLDEPLGLLYNMNDCYSKLKELVPSIPQNKKVSKMEILQHVIDYILDLQIALDTHPSSIVLHQSQNSPSRTPLSALNTDVAILSLQASEFPKQLLTDDSKTFCR from the exons ATGAAAGCTGTCAGCCCGATCCGTTCGAGCAGGAAACAAAGCAGcggcgacattgcgcggggcctgTCAGAGCAGAGCCTTGCAATCTCCAGAGGCAAAGCGCCGCTGGACGAGCCGCTTGGCCTGCTCTACAACATGAACGACTGTTACTCCAAACTGAAGGAGCTGGTGCCCAGCATCCCGCAGAACAAGAAAGTCAGCAAAATGGAAATCCTCCAGCATGTCATCGATTACATTCTGGATCTGCAGATCGCTTTGGACACGCACCCCTCTTCCATCGTTCTCCATCAAAGCCAGAACTCCCCCTCCAGAACGCCCCTGTCAGCACTCAACACAGACGTTGCCATCCTATCTTTACAG GCATCTGAATTCCCCAAACAGTTGTTGACGGACGACAGTAAGACGTTTTGTCGTTGA